The proteins below come from a single Papaver somniferum cultivar HN1 chromosome 11, ASM357369v1, whole genome shotgun sequence genomic window:
- the LOC113324808 gene encoding zinc finger MYM-type protein 1-like, translated as MPTHRPPSKHKRGILEAFYNLIPREQKLLSHKIAENIEPDEVVVERVEPEDLLIPRTQLQEIRPEAQGIEVTPLERDPGLRIPIMQHDVNKRDEVRRAYLKLGPYQPKLAYPLSKFGKKNRRFDYTWFARYPWLEYSPSKDSAYFFHCFLFETDPPKQPAFTSEGFRRWCSVNSGSDCPFLTHSGNIDSGHSTAKGNSNDLNNPAQRIRLLMERKEKEDVKRNRLRLKATIECLMWLAFQQCAFIGHDESKSSRNRGNFIELLKFSATLNENVKSVVLENAPGNAKYTSPSVQKEILSIISNRVRSKIRKEIGNAKYCILVDESRDASKKEQMVIVLRYVDMYGCVQERFFDIQRFDDTCALTLKKGTTKILNYYGLEIENMRGEGT; from the coding sequence ATGCCGACTCACCGTCCACCATCCAAACACAAACGAGGAATATTGGAAGCGTTTTACAACCTTATACCTAGAGAACAAAAACTTTTGTCACATAAGATTGCTGAGAACATTGAGCCCGATGAAGTAGTTGTCGAGAGAGTTGAACCCGAAGATTTGCTCATCCCAAGAACTCAATTACAGGAAATCAGACCTGAAGCTCAAGGAATAGAAGTTACTCCATTAGAACGTGATCCGGGACTACGTATTCCAATAATGCAGCATGATGTCAACAAGCGTGATGAAGTTCGAAGAGCATATTTGAAGTTAGGACCTTATCAACCTAAATTAGCTTATCCACTCTCTAAATTCGGAAAGAAAAATCGTAGGTTCGATTATACTTGGTTCGCGAGATATCCTTGGTTGGAGTACTCACCTTCTAAAGATAGTGCATATTTTTTTCATTGTTTCCTCTTCGAAACAGATCCACCAAAGCAACCAGCATTCACTAGTGAAGGTTTCAGAAGATGGTGCTCTGTCAATAGTGGATCAGATTGTCCATTCCTAACTCACTCGGGAAACATTGATTCTGGACACTCCACTGCCAAAGGGAATTCAAATGATTTAAACAATCCAGCTCAAAGAATCCGTCTCTTaatggaaagaaaagaaaaagaagatgtgaAGAGAAATAGGTTGCGTCTCAAGGCAACAATTGAATGTTTAATGTGGCTTGCTTTCCAACAATGTGCATTCATAGGTCATGATGAGTCAAAAAGTTCAAGGAATCGCGGGAATTTTATTGAGTTGTTAAAGTTTTCAGCAACACTTAATGAAAATGTGAAGTCAGTTGTTTTGGAGAACGCTCCTGGAAATGCCAAATATACCTCACCGAGTGTTCAAAAAGAGATTTTGAGCATTATATCTAATAGAGTTAGAAGTAAGATTCGCAAGGAAATTGGAAATGCTAAATATTGTATACTTGTTGATGAATCCAGAGACGCTTCCAAGAAAGAGCAAATGGTGATTGTTTTAAGGTATGTAGATATGTATGGTTGTGTTCAAGAAAGGTTTTTTGACATTCAACGTTTTGATGATACATGTGCATTAACTTTGAAAAAAGGAACAACAAAAATCCTTAACTATTATGGTCTTGAAATTGAAAATATGCGAGGGGAAGGGACATGA
- the LOC113324807 gene encoding uncharacterized protein LOC113324807 — translation MRGQWNGLQALFLKECKYAYYVHCFAHCLQLAVVKTAETMGPIWKFYSMLTSTVNLVTASSHRFGDFQSAQEEEIEKGLANGELETGKGANQIGTLRGATGTRWSSHYGSGCSLIDKFEATCTTIDHIGASDPNVTTKVGEAQSIYEEMRSFRLVFVLHLMYKIMGITEILCQFLQKKTLDIVNAMSSVSTTKALLRELREDGWEDFITTVVKFCGRYDVHIPNMEARYMEGTGRSCQQRDNITVDHHYRVDIFNDTIDCQLLEVDRRFPEDTIELLILSSCLDPRDSFKSFNVDSLCDLAKKFYPLDFSPQQVYILRNELQHYGHDVVRDLNFENLSSVSELCRKIVATKKAEAYPMIDRLIRIVLTLPVSTATAERYFSTMKLVKTVARNKMEEDFLRDCMMIYIEREIEGAIDIDSIIDEFDDMYDRRGILVTSTTELIVILLEKNHDRYGICYQAYNNFSTFEWSGLLIGSSETL, via the exons ATGCGAGGTCAGTGGAATGGGTTACAAGCTTTGTTTCTCAAAGAATGCAAATATGCTTATTATGTTCATTGCTTTGCACATTGCCTTCAGTTAGCTGTTGTAAAGACAGCTGAAACGATGGGTCCTATTTGGAAATTCTATTCAATGTTAACATCAACAGTTAATCTCGTTACAGCTTCTTCTCATCGTTTTGGTGACTTTCAATCTGCCcaggaagaagaaattgaaaaaggGTTAGCTAATGGTGAACTTGAGACAGGAAAAGGGGCAAACCAAATAGGTACTTTGCGTGGTGCTACAGGTACTCGTTGGAGTTCTCATTATGGTTCTGGATGCAGTCTGATTGATAAGTTTGAAGCAACTTGTACAACAATAGATCATATTGGCGCAAGTGATCCGAACGTGACTACTAAAGTTGGTGAAGCTCAAAGTATTTATGAAGAAATGAGATCATTCAGGCTTGTCTTTGTCTTGCATTTGATGTATAAAATTATGGGAATTACTGAAATATTATGCCAATTCCTACAAAAGAAAACATTAGACATTGTTAATGCTATGTCTTCAGTCTCAACCACAAAAGCTCTACTTCGAGAATTGAGAGAAGACGGTTGGGAAGATTTTATTACAACTGTGGTTAAATTTTGTGGTAGATATGATGTTCATATACCTAATATGGAGGCTCGCTATATGGAGGGTACGGGTCGTTCTTGTCAGCAGCGTGATAATATCACAGTAGACCATCATTATCGTGTTGATATATTTAATGATACAATTGATTGTCAGTTGTTAGAGGTTGATCGTAGGTTTCCAGAAGACACAATAGAATTACTAATTCTTAGCTCATGTTTGGATCCTAGAGATTCTTTTAAGTCATTCAATGTGGATAGTCTTTGTGATCTTGCTAAGAAATTCTACCCTCTGGATTTCAGTCCGCAACAggtatatattttgagaaatgaGTTACAACATTATGGCCATGATGTAGTTAGAGATTTGAATTTTGAGAACTTATCAAGTGTTTCTGAGTTGTGTCGGAAGATAGTAGCTACCAAGAAGGCAGAAGCTTACCCAATGATTGATAGGTTGATTCGTATTGTATTGACTCTTCCAGTTTCTACGGCAACTGCAGAAAGATATTTTTCAACAATGAAATTGGTTAAAACAGTTGCTCGCAACAAGatggaagaagattttcttaGGGATTGCATGATGATCTACATCGAACGAGAAATTGAAGGAGCTATTGATATTGATTCAATCATAGATGAATTTGACGACATGTACGATCGCAGG GGTATATTGGTTACCAGTACTACGGAATTGATTGTAATACTCTTGGAAAAGAACCATGATAG GTATGGGATATGCTATCAAGCCTATAACAATTTTTCAACATTTGAATGGTCTGGATTGCTTATTGGAAGTTCAGAAACTCTTTAA